In Deinococcus depolymerans, the following are encoded in one genomic region:
- the kdpA gene encoding potassium-transporting ATPase subunit KdpA, producing the protein MDILLTYGLALALALPLGLFMARLMEAPAPRMTAGLLRACGVDAARGMSWRAYVGALLGTNVIVGLTALATYLLQGGLPLNPDGIANLRWDTAVHTMASFITNTNQQHYSGQSGLSYLSQMLGITALQIFTPAVGFAALFAVLRGLRGDAHLGNYFLDVTRGAALLTVSAAVLALLLTWQGVPSTFAGARTATLVQPQTVEGQAVTTQTIPVGPVAPMVAIKQLGTNGGGWYGPNSTVPLENPTPLSNLLETVSIILFPLALVVATGRFLRRPRFGLVLMGVMSVLSAALTLGAVLAERMPNAALAGLSALGPNMEGKEVRLGADATALWAALTTQTSNGSVNGMLDSFTPLGGLVPQLGMFLNDVYGGIGVGLINMLVFVILTVFVAGLMVGRTPELFGRKIEAPEIKLASLILLLQPLLVLGFTALALANPAVTANSNPGFHGLSQVLYEYNSAFANNGSGFEGLGDNTPWWNLSCALVLLLARFLPIVGPLAIAGLLAAKRAAPEGSGTLRVDTPVFAGMLLSVMLLLQLLNFAPALVLGPVAEQMTLCGSRPGCDPERSEQQPTGRTERRDGQVLSLTGPQWSPAPLTLVKDVTK; encoded by the coding sequence ATGGATATCCTGCTGACGTACGGGCTGGCGCTGGCGCTGGCCCTTCCCCTGGGGCTGTTCATGGCCCGGCTGATGGAGGCCCCGGCGCCCCGGATGACGGCGGGGCTGCTGCGCGCGTGTGGCGTGGACGCCGCGCGGGGCATGTCGTGGCGCGCGTACGTGGGGGCGCTGCTGGGCACGAACGTGATCGTGGGCCTGACGGCGCTGGCGACGTACCTGCTGCAGGGCGGCCTGCCGCTGAACCCGGACGGCATCGCGAACCTGCGCTGGGACACGGCGGTGCACACGATGGCGTCGTTCATCACGAACACGAACCAGCAGCATTACAGCGGGCAGAGCGGCCTGTCGTACCTGTCGCAGATGCTGGGCATCACGGCGCTGCAGATCTTCACCCCGGCGGTGGGGTTCGCGGCGCTGTTCGCGGTGCTGCGCGGCCTGCGCGGGGACGCGCACCTGGGGAACTACTTCCTGGACGTGACGCGCGGCGCGGCGCTGCTGACGGTGTCTGCGGCGGTGCTGGCGCTGCTGCTGACGTGGCAGGGCGTGCCGAGCACCTTCGCGGGGGCGCGGACGGCGACGCTGGTGCAGCCTCAGACCGTGGAGGGGCAGGCGGTGACCACGCAGACCATCCCAGTGGGGCCGGTCGCGCCGATGGTCGCGATCAAGCAGCTAGGCACGAACGGCGGCGGCTGGTACGGGCCGAACTCGACGGTGCCGCTGGAGAACCCCACGCCGCTGTCGAACCTGCTGGAGACGGTCAGCATCATCCTGTTCCCGCTGGCGCTCGTCGTGGCGACGGGGCGGTTCCTGCGCCGCCCGCGCTTCGGGCTGGTGCTGATGGGCGTCATGAGCGTGCTGTCGGCGGCGCTGACGCTGGGCGCGGTGCTCGCCGAGCGGATGCCGAACGCCGCCCTGGCCGGTCTGTCCGCGCTGGGCCCGAACATGGAGGGCAAGGAGGTCCGCCTGGGCGCGGACGCGACGGCGCTGTGGGCCGCGCTGACCACGCAGACGAGCAACGGCAGCGTGAACGGCATGCTGGATTCGTTCACGCCGCTGGGCGGGCTGGTGCCGCAGCTGGGCATGTTCCTGAACGACGTGTACGGCGGGATCGGCGTGGGGCTGATCAACATGCTGGTGTTCGTGATCCTGACGGTGTTCGTGGCGGGCCTGATGGTGGGCCGCACGCCGGAACTGTTCGGCCGGAAGATCGAGGCCCCCGAGATCAAGCTGGCGTCGCTGATCCTGCTGCTGCAGCCGCTGCTGGTGCTGGGCTTCACGGCGCTGGCCCTGGCGAACCCGGCGGTCACGGCGAACTCGAACCCCGGCTTCCACGGGCTGTCGCAGGTGCTGTACGAGTACAACTCGGCGTTCGCGAACAACGGCAGCGGCTTCGAGGGCCTGGGCGACAACACGCCCTGGTGGAACCTCAGCTGCGCGCTGGTGCTGCTGCTGGCCCGTTTCCTGCCGATCGTGGGGCCACTGGCGATCGCGGGCCTGCTGGCCGCCAAGCGCGCCGCGCCCGAAGGCAGCGGGACGCTGCGGGTGGACACGCCGGTGTTCGCCGGGATGCTCCTGAGCGTGATGCTGCTGCTGCAACTCCTGAACTTCGCCCCGGCGCTGGTGCTGGGACCGGTGGCGGAGCAGATGACGCTTTGCGGGTCACGTCCCGGATGTGACCCCGAGCGGAGCGAGCAGCAACCGACGGGACGGACGGAGCGGAGGGACGGTCAGGTGCTGTCCCTGACTGGCCCGCAGTGGAGTCCGGCCCCCCTGACCCTCGTGAAGGACGTGACGAAATGA
- the kdpC gene encoding potassium-transporting ATPase subunit KdpC: MTLNDMPSPALPPSALSEPDFSDAPQPGWGAWLRFSALWLVLGGLAYPAVTTALGGALFPAQATGSLIRDGGRVVGSALIGQPFTGDRYFIGRPSAAGSGYDPVNASGSNLAVSNPALRERVQAQAQAIAARENIPVTRIPVDLLTASGSGLDPHVSPAGAAVQVARVARARGLTDAQVQSLVREHTERGVLGLGQPGVNVLELNLALDRLGR, translated from the coding sequence ATGACCCTGAACGACATGCCCTCCCCTGCCCTTCCTCCATCGGCCCTTTCTGAACCTGACTTTTCTGACGCGCCCCAGCCGGGGTGGGGTGCGTGGCTGCGCTTCTCGGCGCTGTGGCTGGTGCTGGGCGGCCTCGCGTACCCGGCGGTGACGACCGCGCTGGGCGGCGCGCTGTTTCCCGCGCAGGCGACCGGTTCCCTGATCCGCGACGGGGGCCGGGTGGTCGGCTCGGCGCTGATCGGGCAGCCCTTCACGGGGGACCGCTACTTCATCGGGCGGCCCAGCGCCGCCGGGAGCGGGTACGACCCGGTGAACGCGTCGGGCAGCAACCTCGCCGTGAGCAACCCGGCGCTGCGGGAGCGGGTGCAGGCCCAGGCGCAGGCGATCGCCGCGCGGGAGAACATCCCCGTCACGCGGATTCCGGTGGATCTGCTCACCGCGAGCGGCAGCGGCCTCGACCCGCACGTGTCCCCGGCGGGCGCGGCGGTGCAGGTGGCGCGGGTGGCGCGTGCGCGCGGCCTGACGGACGCACAGGTGCAGTCGCTGGTGCGGGAGCACACCGAGCGGGGCGTGCTGGGCCTGGGTCAGCCGGGCGTGAACGTGCTGGAACTGAACCTCGCCCTGGACCGGCTGGGACGGTGA
- a CDS encoding EamA family transporter produces MPQWVFWAVLSMFFAGFTSVIAKQGLAGISGELGLTIRTVFVFVFVLVFAALFVPWREVSGVRAVNLWWLGASGVTTALSWIFYYKALKVGDVATVALIDKGSVVVAMLLAAWLLREHLTPRMLLGAGLIVSGLLVIARR; encoded by the coding sequence ATGCCTCAATGGGTTTTCTGGGCGGTGCTGTCGATGTTCTTCGCGGGGTTCACGTCGGTGATCGCGAAGCAGGGGCTGGCGGGCATCAGCGGTGAGCTGGGGCTGACGATCCGCACGGTCTTCGTGTTCGTGTTCGTGCTGGTGTTCGCGGCGTTGTTCGTGCCCTGGCGGGAGGTCTCGGGGGTGCGGGCGGTGAACCTGTGGTGGCTGGGCGCGTCGGGTGTGACGACGGCGCTCTCGTGGATCTTCTACTACAAGGCGCTGAAGGTGGGGGACGTGGCGACCGTGGCACTGATCGACAAGGGGAGCGTGGTGGTGGCGATGCTCCTCGCGGCGTGGCTGCTGCGGGAGCACCTCACGCCCCGGATGCTGCTGGGCGCGGGGTTGATCGTGTCTGGGCTGCTGGTGATCGCGCGGCGCTGA
- the kdpF gene encoding K(+)-transporting ATPase subunit F: protein MNALLLILVLALGAYLLYALVKAERF from the coding sequence ATGAATGCACTGCTTCTGATTCTGGTGCTGGCGCTGGGCGCGTATCTGCTGTACGCCCTGGTGAAGGCGGAACGGTTCTGA
- a CDS encoding HAMP domain-containing sensor histidine kinase, whose product MTPTSATPAPTPERSERRLLAASVALIVATTLTDILTPASLVIGTLVSAPLALAALGASRRATLNLTALAIAGNILAGAFNAARDGATPTDLGNRAVSILAAILVGFLSLRAREAATRAARLHEEERRLQRERALRTLIEAVSGPLTQAQFVTRAAHALQDFTGAAAVEIGSVDRAVLREPHAHTGPGEGSLGRRLPLDLLARPATRDPGQGRPDQPWVGQVWAVGGGDTFVARLTRPSDPELLILLTRPAAPPDQLSEAVQTLQPLLDRTALLDDLHARQAQLQERGELLQDLIYSFSHDLRTPLMANAVNMRSALKGAYGPLPDDYAATLRNGLDANATLLALADQLLLVAKYESGQEDSELQSVPLRDLVLNVTEQLRPAAAARGVTLETTLDGARTRGRKHDLRRAVQNLLDNAVRYAPPGSAVHVTLARADDEAILSVLDSGPGVSAPRVPTLFQRFRSGGAGGGTGLGLYLTRRIAERHGGTVTYARTARAQSVFTLTLPLEDA is encoded by the coding sequence ATGACCCCCACCTCCGCCACCCCCGCCCCCACCCCGGAACGCAGCGAACGTCGCCTGCTGGCCGCCAGCGTCGCCCTGATCGTCGCGACCACCCTGACGGACATCCTGACCCCCGCGTCCCTGGTCATCGGCACCCTGGTCAGTGCGCCCCTGGCCCTGGCCGCGCTGGGTGCCAGCCGCCGCGCCACTTTGAACCTCACCGCGCTCGCCATCGCCGGGAACATCCTCGCGGGCGCCTTTAACGCCGCGCGGGACGGCGCGACCCCCACCGACCTCGGCAACCGCGCCGTCAGCATCCTGGCCGCCATCCTGGTCGGCTTCCTGAGCCTGCGCGCCCGCGAGGCCGCCACCCGTGCCGCCCGCCTGCACGAGGAGGAACGCCGACTCCAGCGCGAACGCGCCCTGCGCACCCTGATCGAGGCGGTCAGCGGGCCCCTCACGCAGGCGCAGTTCGTGACGCGTGCCGCGCACGCCCTGCAGGACTTCACGGGCGCGGCTGCCGTCGAGATCGGCAGCGTCGACCGCGCCGTGCTGCGCGAACCCCACGCCCACACCGGCCCCGGCGAGGGCAGCCTGGGCCGCCGCCTGCCGCTGGACCTGCTGGCCCGGCCCGCCACCCGCGATCCAGGGCAGGGGAGACCCGACCAGCCCTGGGTTGGACAGGTGTGGGCAGTCGGCGGCGGCGACACCTTCGTGGCCCGCCTCACCCGCCCCAGCGACCCGGAACTCCTGATCCTCCTCACCCGCCCCGCTGCCCCCCCCGATCAGCTCTCGGAAGCCGTGCAGACCCTCCAGCCGCTCCTCGACCGCACCGCGCTGCTCGACGACCTGCACGCCCGGCAGGCCCAACTCCAGGAACGCGGGGAGCTACTCCAGGACCTCATCTACTCCTTCAGTCACGACCTGCGCACCCCGCTCATGGCGAACGCCGTGAACATGCGCTCGGCCCTCAAGGGCGCCTACGGTCCCCTGCCGGACGACTACGCCGCCACGCTCCGCAACGGCCTGGACGCCAACGCCACCCTCCTGGCCCTCGCCGATCAGCTGCTGCTGGTCGCCAAGTACGAGAGCGGCCAGGAGGACAGCGAACTCCAGAGCGTGCCGCTGCGCGACCTCGTCCTGAACGTCACCGAGCAGCTGCGGCCCGCCGCCGCCGCGCGCGGCGTGACCCTTGAGACCACCCTGGACGGCGCACGCACCCGCGGCCGCAAACACGACCTGCGCCGCGCCGTGCAGAACCTCCTCGACAACGCCGTCCGCTACGCCCCACCCGGCAGCGCCGTGCACGTCACCCTGGCCCGGGCGGACGACGAGGCGATCCTCAGCGTCCTCGACAGCGGCCCCGGCGTCAGCGCCCCGCGCGTCCCCACCCTCTTCCAGCGCTTCCGCTCCGGCGGCGCCGGCGGCGGCACCGGCCTGGGCCTGTACCTCACCCGCCGCATCGCCGAACGCCACGGCGGGACCGTCACGTACGCCCGCACCGCCCGCGCCCAGAGCGTCTTCACCCTCACCCTGCCCCTGGAGGACGCATGA
- a CDS encoding HAD family hydrolase, with product MTESMRAVILDLDDTLFDDTACTHAGLRAVAHAHGLSVDPAELFARHAAHIRAIDPLLFRGELTAHGARVRRFTGLLTELGVPDADGEAATVTYREAYREHWQLLPGAADVLRDLRAAGLRLAVLTNYVREVQGQKLAHFGLDALVDAVLCVEDVPAAKPDPRAYHAACAALNVTPAQAVMVGDSWEKDVQGARRAGLRAVWVSRLATPAPDAGVPVVSRLPDLPAALGVQVLTRG from the coding sequence GTGACTGAGTCGATGCGCGCCGTGATCCTGGACCTGGACGACACCCTCTTCGACGACACGGCCTGCACGCACGCGGGCCTGCGCGCCGTGGCGCATGCGCACGGCCTGAGCGTGGACCCGGCGGAGCTGTTCGCGCGGCACGCGGCGCACATCCGCGCCATCGACCCGCTGCTGTTCCGGGGCGAGCTCACCGCGCACGGCGCGCGGGTGCGGCGCTTCACGGGCCTCCTGACCGAGCTGGGTGTGCCGGATGCGGACGGCGAGGCGGCGACCGTCACGTACCGCGAGGCGTACCGCGAGCACTGGCAACTGCTGCCCGGCGCGGCGGACGTGCTGCGGGACCTGCGGGCCGCCGGGCTGCGGCTGGCGGTCCTGACGAACTACGTGCGCGAGGTGCAGGGCCAGAAACTCGCGCACTTCGGTCTGGACGCCCTGGTGGACGCCGTGCTGTGCGTGGAGGACGTGCCCGCCGCCAAACCCGACCCGCGCGCGTACCACGCCGCCTGCGCCGCGCTGAACGTCACGCCCGCGCAGGCCGTGATGGTCGGGGACTCCTGGGAGAAGGACGTGCAGGGCGCCCGCCGGGCCGGACTGCGCGCCGTGTGGGTGAGCCGCCTCGCAACGCCAGCCCCGGACGCCGGTGTGCCGGTCGTGTCGCGACTGCCGGACCTGCCTGCCGCGCTGGGCGTACAGGTCCTCACTCGCGGGTGA
- the kdpB gene encoding potassium-transporting ATPase subunit KdpB translates to MTAVPQKTPKGGVFAPALMRAALRAAFVKLDPRFMVRSPVMFVVLLGGVLTLLLTVQAAASGQAWGYPAGVTVWLLFTVVFANFAEGLAEARGKAQAATLRSAREDTPARRVLDGREEVVPSTRLRRGDVIVVQAGEMIPGDGEVIEGLAAVDESAITGESAPVIREAGTDHSGVTGGTRVLSDRIVVRVTSQPGESFLDRMIALVEGASRQKTPNELALSILLAALTLVFLIVVATLLPLSRFAGATVDVVTLVALLVCLIPTTIGGLLPAIGIAGMDRALQANVIAKSGKAVEVAGDVDILLLDKTGTITVGDRQATRFLPLPGVSGEDLAGAAALASAADPTPEGKSVVTLARAQGVTPATPADAAFIEFTAQTRMSGVDAGGVSIRKGAADRITRLARERGGSVPTELSPLVDEVARAGGTPLVVLRDERVLGVVALSDVVKPGMRERFEQLRRMGLRTVMITGDNPLTAEAIAREAGVDGFLAEATPEDKLAMIREEQRGGKLVAMMGDGTNDAPALAQADVGLAMQSGTQAAKEAANMIDLDSDPTKLIEVVEIGKGLLMTRGALTTFSIANDVAKYFAILPALFATQIPALAPLNVMDLRSPQSAILSAVIFNALVIPALIPVALRGVRYSPGSADALLARNLLIYGLGGVLVPFVGIKLIDVLLGLVGA, encoded by the coding sequence ATGACCGCTGTGCCGCAGAAAACCCCGAAGGGGGGCGTGTTCGCCCCGGCGCTGATGCGCGCCGCGCTGAGGGCCGCCTTCGTGAAACTCGATCCGCGCTTCATGGTGCGCAGCCCGGTGATGTTCGTGGTGCTGCTGGGCGGCGTGCTGACGCTGCTGCTGACCGTGCAGGCCGCCGCGAGCGGGCAGGCGTGGGGCTACCCGGCGGGCGTGACGGTCTGGCTGCTGTTCACGGTGGTGTTCGCGAACTTCGCCGAGGGGCTGGCCGAGGCGCGCGGGAAGGCGCAGGCGGCCACGCTGCGTTCGGCGCGTGAGGACACCCCGGCCCGCCGCGTGCTGGACGGCCGCGAGGAGGTCGTCCCGAGCACGAGGCTGCGGCGCGGGGACGTGATCGTGGTGCAGGCGGGCGAGATGATTCCCGGTGACGGTGAGGTCATCGAGGGGCTGGCGGCGGTGGACGAGAGTGCCATCACGGGCGAGAGCGCCCCGGTGATCCGCGAGGCGGGGACCGACCACAGCGGCGTGACGGGTGGGACGCGCGTGCTGTCCGACCGGATCGTGGTGCGGGTGACGTCGCAGCCCGGCGAGAGCTTCCTCGACCGCATGATCGCGCTCGTCGAGGGCGCCAGCCGCCAGAAGACCCCGAACGAACTGGCCCTGTCGATCCTGCTGGCGGCGCTGACGCTGGTGTTCCTGATCGTCGTGGCGACCCTGCTGCCCCTGTCGCGTTTCGCGGGGGCGACGGTGGACGTGGTGACGCTCGTGGCGCTCCTGGTGTGCCTGATTCCCACGACGATCGGCGGTCTGCTGCCCGCCATCGGCATCGCGGGCATGGACCGGGCCTTGCAGGCGAACGTGATCGCCAAGAGCGGCAAGGCGGTCGAGGTGGCCGGGGACGTGGACATCCTGCTGCTGGACAAGACCGGCACGATCACCGTCGGGGACCGTCAGGCGACGCGCTTCCTGCCGCTGCCCGGCGTGAGCGGTGAGGACCTGGCGGGCGCGGCGGCGCTGGCCTCGGCGGCGGACCCCACCCCGGAAGGCAAGAGCGTCGTGACGCTGGCCCGCGCGCAGGGCGTGACGCCCGCCACCCCGGCGGACGCGGCGTTCATCGAGTTCACCGCGCAGACCCGCATGAGCGGCGTGGACGCGGGCGGCGTGAGCATCCGCAAGGGCGCGGCCGACCGCATCACCCGGCTGGCCCGCGAGCGGGGTGGCAGCGTCCCCACCGAACTGTCCCCGCTGGTGGACGAGGTGGCCCGCGCGGGCGGCACGCCCCTCGTGGTCCTCCGTGACGAACGGGTGCTGGGCGTGGTGGCCCTGTCGGACGTGGTGAAGCCCGGCATGCGCGAACGCTTCGAGCAGCTGCGCCGCATGGGGCTGCGCACCGTGATGATCACCGGGGACAACCCCCTGACCGCCGAGGCCATTGCCCGCGAGGCCGGCGTGGACGGCTTCCTGGCCGAGGCGACGCCCGAGGACAAGCTCGCCATGATCCGCGAGGAGCAGCGCGGCGGGAAGCTGGTCGCCATGATGGGCGACGGCACGAACGACGCGCCCGCCCTGGCGCAGGCGGACGTGGGCCTCGCCATGCAGAGCGGCACGCAGGCGGCCAAGGAAGCGGCGAACATGATCGACCTGGACTCCGACCCCACCAAGCTGATCGAGGTCGTCGAGATCGGCAAGGGCCTGCTGATGACGCGCGGCGCGCTGACGACCTTCTCCATCGCGAACGACGTCGCCAAGTACTTCGCGATCCTGCCCGCGCTGTTCGCCACGCAGATTCCCGCGCTGGCCCCGCTGAACGTGATGGACCTGCGCAGCCCGCAGAGCGCGATCCTCTCCGCCGTGATCTTCAACGCGCTGGTCATCCCGGCGCTGATTCCGGTGGCGCTGCGCGGCGTGCGCTACTCGCCCGGCAGTGCCGACGCGCTGCTGGCCCGCAACCTGCTGATCTACGGGCTGGGCGGCGTGCTCGTGCCGTTCGTGGGCATCAAGCTCATCGACGTGCTGCTCGGACTGGTTGGCGCTTAA
- a CDS encoding response regulator transcription factor → MTTHVLLVEDHAFTRDGLRAAINLESDLRVTAEARSGEEALDVLARTQTGPQPVHVAVLDIGLPGMDGIQTAAEIGRRWPQVRMVMLTAHDLRDEVLAALASGAHAYCLKSADPDLLLLGIRAAASGSAYLDPQIAHHVLGSIRTPHATSPLTPRETDVLRLIADGQGNRDIAANLGISVSTVKLHVQEILVKLHAADRTQAAVQALRQGLL, encoded by the coding sequence ATGACCACCCACGTCCTGCTCGTCGAGGATCACGCCTTCACCCGCGACGGCCTGCGAGCCGCCATCAATCTGGAGAGTGACCTGCGCGTCACCGCCGAGGCCCGCAGCGGCGAGGAGGCCCTGGACGTCCTCGCCCGCACCCAGACCGGGCCGCAACCCGTCCATGTGGCCGTGCTCGACATCGGCCTGCCCGGCATGGACGGCATCCAGACCGCCGCCGAGATCGGCCGCCGCTGGCCGCAGGTCCGCATGGTGATGCTCACCGCCCACGACCTGCGCGACGAGGTCCTGGCCGCGCTGGCGTCCGGCGCGCACGCCTACTGCCTCAAGAGCGCCGACCCGGACCTGCTGCTGCTCGGCATCCGCGCCGCCGCCTCGGGCAGCGCGTACCTTGACCCGCAGATCGCCCACCACGTGCTGGGCAGCATCCGCACGCCCCACGCGACCTCACCCCTCACCCCGCGCGAAACCGACGTGCTGCGCCTCATCGCCGACGGGCAGGGCAACCGCGACATCGCCGCGAACTTAGGCATCAGCGTCAGCACCGTGAAACTCCACGTGCAGGAGATCCTCGTGAAACTCCACGCCGCCGACCGCACCCAGGCCGCCGTGCAGGCCCTCCGCCAGGGCCTGCTGTAA
- a CDS encoding sensor histidine kinase KdpD — translation MPGAPRPVRGRHRVFVGMAAGVGKTTRALSELRDRLERGEDALIGVLETHGRAFTQAAAEGLPVFPRLEVVRGGVTLGELDVAGLIARRPDVVLVDELAHSNAPGSAREKRWMDVEALLDAGVNVLSTVNVQHLDSLHDTVARLTGVRVRERIPDAVLGGADELVLVDLTPADLRERVRSGAVYGAERAEHALSNFFTLPNLTALRELALRQVAHVVEQGAADLGAGLGVHDRLGVQERVVVAVAAEETGARLIRRGGQLAQRLHADLQVVTVRSGRISAERARLLDTFRAVTVALGGEFIVLDPAGGVAATLIRHVQAAQATQVVLGESSRSRWEEFLRGDIIRSVLRQTRNVDVSVITRE, via the coding sequence ATGCCCGGTGCTCCCCGCCCCGTGCGGGGGCGGCACCGGGTGTTCGTGGGCATGGCCGCCGGGGTCGGGAAGACCACCCGCGCGCTCAGTGAACTGCGCGACCGTCTGGAGCGCGGCGAGGACGCCCTGATCGGCGTGCTGGAAACGCACGGGCGGGCGTTCACGCAGGCCGCTGCCGAGGGCCTGCCGGTCTTCCCGCGGCTGGAGGTCGTGCGGGGCGGCGTGACGCTGGGTGAACTGGACGTGGCGGGCCTGATCGCGCGCCGTCCGGACGTGGTGCTCGTGGATGAACTGGCGCACTCGAACGCGCCGGGCAGCGCACGCGAGAAACGCTGGATGGACGTCGAGGCGCTGCTGGACGCGGGCGTGAACGTGCTGTCCACCGTGAACGTGCAGCACCTGGACTCCCTGCACGACACGGTGGCGCGCCTGACCGGCGTGCGCGTCCGCGAGCGCATCCCGGACGCCGTGCTGGGCGGGGCGGACGAACTGGTGCTGGTGGACCTGACGCCCGCCGACCTGCGCGAGCGGGTGCGGTCCGGCGCGGTGTACGGCGCGGAGCGGGCCGAGCACGCCCTGTCGAACTTCTTCACGCTGCCGAACCTGACGGCGCTGCGGGAACTGGCGCTGCGGCAGGTGGCGCACGTCGTCGAGCAGGGCGCGGCCGACCTGGGGGCGGGGCTGGGCGTGCATGATCGTCTGGGCGTGCAGGAGCGGGTGGTGGTCGCCGTGGCCGCCGAGGAGACCGGCGCGCGCCTGATCCGCCGGGGAGGGCAGCTCGCGCAGCGCCTGCACGCCGACCTTCAGGTCGTGACCGTGCGGTCCGGGCGGATCAGTGCCGAACGCGCGCGGCTGCTCGACACCTTCCGCGCGGTCACGGTCGCGCTGGGCGGGGAGTTCATCGTGCTCGACCCGGCGGGCGGCGTGGCGGCCACCCTGATCCGGCACGTGCAGGCCGCGCAGGCCACGCAGGTCGTGCTGGGCGAGAGCAGCCGCTCCCGCTGGGAGGAATTCCTGCGCGGGGACATCATCCGCTCGGTGCTGCGGCAGACCCGCAACGTGGACGTGTCCGTCATCACCCGCGAGTGA
- a CDS encoding DUF6756 family protein, translated as MHSLVEPEAPVWLVLEDWTGTKRQDPFWLSEGTARAAAAAVAEVPFCEYYVVHRNFRWLLCENHHGVLITTAGLPGRP; from the coding sequence CTGCACAGCCTCGTCGAACCAGAGGCCCCCGTGTGGCTGGTGCTTGAGGACTGGACGGGCACGAAACGGCAGGATCCATTCTGGCTGTCTGAGGGGACCGCCAGGGCAGCCGCCGCAGCCGTCGCGGAGGTGCCATTCTGCGAGTACTACGTCGTTCACAGGAACTTCCGCTGGCTGCTCTGCGAAAACCATCATGGGGTGCTCATCACGACGGCGGGGTTGCCTGGGAGGCCCTGA